A window of Phenylobacterium sp. NIBR 498073 genomic DNA:
GGGCTCGGGCCGATTCCTCTGGCTGCTGACACGTGAGCCGCGGCCTTCGCAAGCCGAACGCATCGCGCTGTTGGCGCGGGTGGAGGCCCTGGGATACGACACCGACATGCTGCGCTACACCCAACATATGGCGACCCCCTGATGAGAGTTCTGATCCTGGCGCTGGCTGCGCTTGTCCTTTCGGGCTGCGCCACGGCCCAACGCTACGACGCCGCCGCCGACGTGCACGCGCTGCTGGTGTCGATCCGCGACAACGACAAGGCCGCCTTCGAGGCGCATGTCGACCGCCCGGCGCTGAAGCGCCAGATCGAGGGCCGGATGATGGCCGAGGCGCGCAAGTCCGGTGCGAACGACGGGCTGGCCGCCCTGGGAGCGCTGATCGCCCCGACCCTAGCCGACCTCGCCGGCGAGGCCTTGATCCAGCCGAACGTGTTCCGCTCGGTCGCAGCCTACTACGGCTATGACGCGGCCCAGCCGCTGCCCGGCCCCATGGTGATCGGCGGCCAGCTTATAGCTGTCGGCGAGGGGCAGGTCTGCGTGCCGCGCAAGAAGGACGGGCCTTGCCTGCTGAATTTCACCGAGCAGCAGGGGACCTGGCGGCTGTCGGGCTTCGAAGGCGATCTTTCGATGCTGCGAACCAAGGCTCGATAGGGCTAAGCTCCCCTCGCCGAACGGCGTTAGGGGGAGGGTGCGATGGGCTACGAAGCGGCGCTGGCGCAGTACGAGAAGTTCGCATTCGACGACGGGCGCTGGACGCGCAACGTCTACAAGCGCGGCTCGGGGCCGGCGGTGATCGTCATCCACGAGATGCCAGGCCTGCATCCGCTGGTGATCCGCTTCGCCGACCGCGTCGCCGCGGCCGGCATGACCGTCTACTGCCCGCACCTGTTCGGCGAGCGGGGCCGCCCGGCCAACCACCCGCTCGGCGCCTTGACCATGCTCGGCGGCATCTGCATTCGGCGCGAGTTCAACGTCTGG
This region includes:
- a CDS encoding DUF2939 domain-containing protein, translated to MRVLILALAALVLSGCATAQRYDAAADVHALLVSIRDNDKAAFEAHVDRPALKRQIEGRMMAEARKSGANDGLAALGALIAPTLADLAGEALIQPNVFRSVAAYYGYDAAQPLPGPMVIGGQLIAVGEGQVCVPRKKDGPCLLNFTEQQGTWRLSGFEGDLSMLRTKAR